A region of Malaclemys terrapin pileata isolate rMalTer1 chromosome 5, rMalTer1.hap1, whole genome shotgun sequence DNA encodes the following proteins:
- the OSTC gene encoding oligosaccharyltransferase complex subunit OSTC gives METLYRVPFAVLQCPNIKLKRPSWVHTPSAMTVYALVVVSYFLITGGIIYDVIVEPPSVGSMTDEHGHQRPVAFLAYRVNGQYIMEGLASSFLFTMGGLGFIILDRSNAPNIPKLNRFLLLFIGFVSVLLSFFMARVFMRMKLPGYLMG, from the exons ATGGAGACGCTCTACCGGGTGCCGTTCGCGGTGCTCCAGTGCCCCAACATCAAGCTGAAGCGGCCGAGCTGGGTGCACACGCCCTCGGCCATGACCGTCTACGCGCTGGTGGTGGTGTCCTACTTCCTCATCACTGGAG gaataaTCTATGATGTGATTGTAGAACCTCCCAGTGTTGGGTCTATGACAGATGAACATGGACATCAGAGACCAGTGGCCTTCTTGGCATACAG aGTAAATGGACAGTATATTATGGAAGGACTCGCATCCAGCTTCCTTTTCACAATGGGAGGCTTAGGCTTCATAATTCTGGACCGATCCAATGCACCAAATATTCCAAAGCTCAATagatttctgttgctttttattggaTTTGTCAGCGTCCTGTTGAGCTTCTTCATGGCAAGAGTTTTCATGCGGATGAAATTGCC GGGATACTTGATGGGTTAG